One part of the Methanococcoides sp. AM1 genome encodes these proteins:
- a CDS encoding chemotaxis protein CheW produces the protein MMDVDQTVQVIVFALGDERYGVDISQVKEIIRPTKITRIPNAPEFIEGVVNLRGQITTIINLRTRFGKETKETDSETRIIVVEYENAVIGMIVDTVNEVKYLSSKNIDELPSIITSRNDSKFLTGVGKLDDGLLTLMDLDKVFSEEEIEGMQR, from the coding sequence ATGATGGATGTTGACCAGACAGTACAGGTTATTGTATTTGCTCTGGGTGATGAAAGATATGGTGTTGATATTTCCCAGGTAAAAGAAATAATCAGGCCAACTAAGATTACAAGAATTCCGAATGCACCTGAGTTCATAGAGGGGGTTGTAAATCTCAGGGGCCAGATTACAACTATAATAAATTTAAGAACTCGTTTTGGCAAGGAAACAAAAGAGACGGACAGTGAAACAAGGATTATTGTAGTCGAATATGAAAATGCAGTCATAGGAATGATTGTGGATACCGTGAATGAAGTCAAGTACCTATCGTCAAAGAATATAGATGAGTTACCAAGCATTATAACTTCAAGAAACGATTCAAAATTCCTGACTGGGGTAGGGAAACTCGATGATGGTCTCTTGACTTTGATGGATCTGGACAAAGTGTTTAGTGAAGAGGAAATCGAAGGTATGCAAAGATGA
- a CDS encoding CcmD family protein — protein MAVGIQAFQAAFVITWIVLLSYIIYLRYNRSQLVSKIWKLKR, from the coding sequence ATGGCAGTGGGAATACAGGCATTTCAAGCAGCTTTTGTAATTACATGGATAGTGCTATTATCCTACATTATTTATCTGAGATACAACCGTTCACAATTAGTATCCAAAATTTGGAAGCTTAAAAGGTAA
- a CDS encoding radical SAM protein → MRVYEKSVIKVNASTDNGKVVLDIEGPLSTVASPVIKRINKIFQEEKPIRADEENIIFSTWSPPIPSTAFNRLISAQIGAVMKKRIPDQFSIGITDKCPYNCIHCGAAGIVADPELSIEEISRAIGEAIELGTYSVQFDGGETMLRGDIADMVANVDKTKAIATCFTSGFRLTPERAQDLKNAGLFATHISIDSPFESEHDRVRGREGAYQNAMDGIQNSLDAGILTDMFVVVSPDNIDDLEDFYGMAESLGMHEMSIYEIIAVGRWLEREDETISQKDVSRLEKFQKEKNMAPDGPRVTAFPYFMGPDQFGCFAGRRWIHVTSGGDVMPCAYTPLAFGNIREDSLADIWKRMGKHSAYKGSAEYCMMRNPEFRKEYIHTIPKDANIPLRIDLQEKN, encoded by the coding sequence ATGCGGGTATATGAAAAATCAGTAATCAAAGTAAATGCAAGTACAGATAACGGAAAGGTCGTTCTGGACATAGAAGGACCCCTTTCAACGGTCGCAAGCCCTGTTATCAAAAGGATCAATAAGATCTTCCAGGAAGAGAAACCCATCAGAGCAGATGAGGAGAACATCATTTTTTCCACATGGTCCCCACCGATACCAAGCACTGCATTCAACAGGCTCATAAGTGCACAGATCGGGGCTGTTATGAAAAAAAGAATTCCCGACCAGTTCTCGATCGGGATAACTGATAAATGTCCTTATAATTGCATTCATTGTGGCGCTGCAGGCATCGTTGCTGATCCTGAACTTAGCATTGAGGAGATTAGCAGAGCAATAGGAGAGGCTATTGAACTTGGCACATATTCTGTACAATTCGATGGTGGCGAAACAATGCTCAGAGGAGACATTGCAGACATGGTTGCCAATGTCGATAAGACAAAGGCCATTGCAACGTGTTTCACATCCGGCTTCAGGTTAACACCTGAAAGAGCACAGGACCTTAAGAATGCAGGTCTTTTTGCAACACATATTAGCATTGACAGTCCATTTGAAAGCGAGCATGACCGCGTTCGTGGAAGAGAGGGAGCATACCAAAATGCGATGGATGGTATTCAAAATAGTCTTGATGCAGGCATCCTGACAGATATGTTCGTTGTGGTTTCCCCTGACAATATTGACGACCTCGAAGATTTCTATGGCATGGCGGAGAGCCTTGGAATGCATGAGATGTCCATTTATGAGATCATCGCTGTTGGCAGATGGCTTGAACGCGAAGATGAAACAATTAGCCAGAAGGATGTTTCAAGGCTGGAAAAGTTCCAGAAAGAAAAGAATATGGCACCGGATGGACCAAGAGTTACAGCATTCCCATATTTCATGGGACCTGACCAGTTTGGCTGTTTTGCCGGCAGAAGATGGATCCACGTGACATCCGGCGGCGATGTAATGCCATGTGCTTACACCCCACTTGCCTTTGGAAATATCAGAGAAGATAGTCTTGCAGACATATGGAAGCGTATGGGCAAACACAGTGCATACAAAGGTTCCGCAGAGTATTGCATGATGCGAAATCCGGAGTTCAGGAAAGAATATATCCATACGATCCCAAAGGATGCGAATATACCTTTAAGGATCGACCTCCAGGAAAAGAACTGA
- a CDS encoding V-type ATP synthase subunit I produces the protein MLKPKQMSRAVIVGHKDIMEETIEALHSSNLFHLENYNEDGSGFKLGRPFENAGDVSKKLIQLRSISSFLGVKKSDAPKQKVSTVLNDLESKLDKLDEEVTAKTEQRSELESRLKELETLAKDLAPFSAIPIEIELYRNYENIAVFAGTVKENVGPAISKVTSAYEMEYDQNTGTIALFVKKDDEATVSEILSNFEFRELRIPEVSGTPQTLLVNIENEKADVQKKIESLETDISSIKEKYSEFILASEELLSIESEKAESPVRVATSEHTFIIDGWVPEDGVAGLESLVDAATNGRAFVSVQEITKQDTDLIPIEYDNPKVASPFQEIMDLYARPKYKEIDPTTLIFISFPLFYGMILGDIGYALILLALAVGIKKMVKSDAIKPLMNVLIYCQISTLIFGILYAEFLGFPLASVHGDHGIVAGLIPGFETIHLFTSPIAGEDITYPIHRTHLVMTLIAVTAFIGVIHTNIGYALGFINENRKHGFSAAMFEKGSWFVVEIGIVLAALGYIGYLPTTLIGAILLLIGVVMLIKGEGIKGPIELPSLLSNPLSYTRLIAVGLSSIYIASTVNLIAFDMILPQGGIVAAVGAIIVFIFGHALNTVLSIIAPGLHALRLQYVEFFTKFYEGGGRKYNPFGYIRKYTEE, from the coding sequence ATGCTTAAGCCAAAACAGATGAGTCGTGCCGTCATTGTAGGTCACAAGGACATTATGGAAGAAACGATTGAGGCTCTCCATAGCAGCAACCTTTTCCACCTTGAGAATTACAATGAAGATGGTTCCGGATTCAAACTTGGCAGACCTTTCGAAAACGCAGGTGATGTTTCTAAAAAGCTTATTCAGTTAAGATCTATTTCATCCTTCCTTGGTGTCAAGAAATCAGATGCACCTAAGCAGAAGGTTAGCACTGTTTTAAATGACCTTGAATCTAAACTTGATAAACTGGATGAAGAGGTTACTGCTAAAACAGAACAGAGATCAGAACTGGAATCACGATTAAAGGAACTTGAAACACTGGCGAAAGACCTTGCGCCATTCTCAGCAATTCCAATTGAAATAGAATTGTACCGTAATTATGAGAACATAGCAGTCTTTGCAGGTACTGTCAAGGAAAATGTTGGTCCTGCTATCTCAAAGGTTACATCAGCCTACGAGATGGAGTATGACCAGAATACCGGAACAATAGCATTGTTTGTCAAGAAAGATGATGAAGCAACTGTTTCCGAGATCCTTTCAAACTTTGAGTTCAGAGAACTCCGGATCCCTGAAGTTAGTGGCACACCACAAACCTTACTTGTAAACATTGAAAACGAAAAAGCAGACGTCCAGAAAAAGATCGAGTCACTGGAAACAGATATATCATCCATCAAAGAGAAATATTCTGAATTTATACTTGCCAGTGAAGAATTACTTTCGATCGAATCTGAAAAAGCAGAATCTCCGGTCAGAGTTGCAACATCTGAACACACATTCATAATCGATGGATGGGTTCCAGAAGATGGTGTTGCAGGACTGGAAAGTCTTGTTGATGCTGCAACGAACGGACGAGCTTTTGTATCAGTACAGGAGATCACCAAACAGGATACGGACCTGATACCCATTGAATATGACAACCCAAAGGTAGCAAGCCCGTTCCAGGAAATAATGGATCTTTATGCACGTCCAAAATACAAAGAGATCGACCCAACAACATTGATATTCATTTCATTCCCGCTTTTCTATGGAATGATCCTTGGTGATATCGGATACGCATTGATCCTTCTGGCACTTGCCGTTGGAATCAAGAAAATGGTCAAATCTGATGCAATCAAGCCTTTGATGAACGTGCTGATCTATTGTCAGATATCGACACTTATATTTGGTATCCTTTATGCCGAATTCCTTGGTTTCCCGCTTGCAAGTGTCCATGGAGATCATGGCATTGTTGCAGGACTGATACCTGGATTTGAAACAATACATTTATTCACATCTCCGATCGCCGGAGAAGATATTACCTATCCTATCCACAGGACACACCTCGTGATGACCCTTATTGCAGTAACTGCTTTTATCGGTGTAATTCACACAAACATAGGATATGCCCTTGGATTTATCAATGAGAACAGGAAACATGGATTCTCAGCTGCAATGTTCGAGAAAGGCAGCTGGTTCGTAGTAGAGATCGGAATTGTCCTTGCAGCGCTTGGATACATCGGATACTTACCAACAACCCTGATCGGAGCAATCCTTCTCTTGATAGGTGTGGTCATGCTGATCAAGGGAGAAGGTATCAAAGGACCTATTGAATTACCAAGTCTTTTGAGTAACCCTCTTTCATACACTCGTTTGATCGCAGTAGGATTATCGTCAATTTATATTGCATCAACTGTCAACCTCATAGCATTTGATATGATCCTGCCCCAGGGCGGGATCGTGGCAGCGGTCGGTGCAATTATAGTATTCATATTCGGACATGCATTAAACACAGTCCTGAGTATAATAGCCCCCGGATTACATGCACTCAGATTGCAGTATGTAGAGTTTTTCACTAAATTCTACGAAGGTGGCGGAAGAAAATACAACCCATTCGGATACATAAGAAAATACACGGAGGAATAA
- a CDS encoding response regulator, producing the protein MPKVLIVDDTAFMRKLLKNILFGAGFDIAGEAENGNQAVEMYRELNPDVVTMDIVMPDMNGIDALKQIKSLDNGAKVVMCTAIGQEKIVKTAIKLGAKGYIIKPFQAPKVLEEIKKVTGA; encoded by the coding sequence ATGCCAAAAGTATTAATTGTCGATGACACAGCGTTTATGAGAAAACTTTTGAAGAACATCCTCTTTGGAGCAGGATTCGATATAGCCGGGGAAGCTGAAAATGGGAATCAGGCTGTAGAAATGTACAGGGAACTAAATCCGGATGTAGTAACAATGGATATTGTTATGCCGGATATGAATGGAATTGATGCTTTAAAACAGATAAAAAGTTTGGACAATGGTGCAAAAGTTGTAATGTGTACCGCTATTGGCCAGGAAAAAATCGTAAAGACGGCCATCAAGCTTGGTGCAAAAGGATACATAATAAAGCCTTTCCAGGCGCCAAAAGTTCTTGAAGAAATTAAGAAAGTTACTGGCGCATAA
- the ahbD gene encoding heme b synthase — MVKPPRLIAWELTWGCNLSCVHCRGASTSEIPEGELSTDEAKHFVDEIAEIGDPILIITGGEPLTRKDVYEVAKYATDKGLRVALATNGTLLDENVVKKLKDAGVQRVSISIDGSTAKTHDDFRGVPGAFEGAMRGIEYLKKGGLGFQINTTITKRNIDEIPAILDLATGIGAEALHIFLLVPTGRGKNLEKEEIPPVEYERVLNWFYDQQKHVSIQLKATCAPHYFRIMRQRAKKEGIEVSVKTHGYEAMTRGCLGGTSFCFVSSTGDVQPCGYLPVVAGNIKEQSFREVWENSRLFNDLRDFDSLGGKCGKCGYKGVCGGCRARAYAATGDYMAEEPYCIYVPR; from the coding sequence ATGGTAAAACCTCCACGACTTATTGCATGGGAATTGACATGGGGTTGCAATCTTTCTTGTGTCCACTGTAGGGGCGCATCAACCTCAGAGATACCTGAAGGTGAACTTTCTACAGATGAGGCAAAGCACTTTGTTGATGAGATTGCAGAAATTGGCGATCCGATCCTCATTATAACGGGTGGGGAACCACTTACCCGGAAGGACGTTTATGAGGTTGCTAAATATGCTACTGATAAGGGCCTACGTGTTGCTCTTGCAACCAACGGTACACTTCTTGATGAGAATGTTGTGAAAAAGCTCAAAGATGCCGGTGTCCAGCGAGTAAGCATCAGCATTGACGGATCCACAGCAAAGACACACGATGATTTCCGAGGGGTTCCCGGTGCATTCGAAGGTGCTATGCGTGGGATCGAATATCTCAAAAAAGGTGGTCTCGGGTTCCAGATAAACACCACTATCACAAAAAGGAATATTGACGAGATCCCTGCAATACTTGATCTGGCAACAGGGATCGGTGCAGAAGCTCTTCATATATTCCTTCTTGTTCCCACAGGCAGAGGTAAGAACCTTGAGAAGGAGGAGATCCCTCCGGTAGAATATGAGCGTGTTCTCAACTGGTTCTATGATCAGCAAAAGCACGTCAGTATCCAGCTAAAAGCAACCTGTGCCCCTCATTATTTTAGGATAATGCGCCAGCGTGCCAAAAAGGAAGGCATCGAAGTCTCTGTAAAGACCCATGGGTATGAAGCTATGACACGTGGATGTCTCGGGGGTACAAGTTTCTGTTTTGTTTCAAGTACGGGTGACGTTCAACCATGTGGTTACCTGCCTGTTGTTGCAGGAAACATAAAGGAGCAGAGTTTCAGAGAGGTCTGGGAAAATTCCAGATTGTTCAATGATCTCAGGGATTTTGACAGTCTGGGTGGTAAGTGTGGAAAATGCGGCTATAAAGGCGTATGTGGGGGATGTCGTGCCCGGGCTTATGCTGCTACAGGTGACTACATGGCCGAAGAGCCGTACTGTATATATGTGCCCCGATAA
- a CDS encoding V-type ATP synthase subunit E, with protein MGLETVIKDIMDAAQANVTMVSAEADAEVSQILDDAKQSAKKIMGDRLAKAEDDIKRLRQQETSSANLEVKRATLNARKEVLDKVYDNSVESIVTLPAEKQEDLLKAIVEQNEANGSKIYSNKDSEELVRKLSSLEYAGNVDCIGGVVIENNDGTIRLDYTYDIILKNVNEQSLKQTSDILFG; from the coding sequence ATGGGACTCGAAACAGTTATTAAAGATATCATGGACGCTGCGCAAGCAAATGTTACCATGGTCAGCGCAGAAGCTGATGCAGAAGTATCTCAGATACTTGATGATGCAAAGCAGTCTGCAAAAAAGATCATGGGAGACCGTCTTGCAAAAGCTGAAGATGATATCAAAAGATTACGCCAACAGGAAACATCCAGTGCAAACCTGGAAGTCAAGCGTGCAACGCTTAATGCCCGCAAAGAGGTCCTTGATAAAGTATACGACAATTCAGTAGAGTCTATTGTAACCCTACCTGCCGAAAAGCAGGAAGATTTGTTGAAGGCCATCGTTGAACAGAATGAAGCCAACGGCAGCAAAATATATTCTAACAAAGACTCTGAAGAACTTGTCCGAAAACTTTCTTCATTGGAATATGCTGGCAATGTTGATTGTATTGGTGGCGTGGTCATTGAGAACAATGATGGGACAATTCGTCTGGATTATACATATGACATAATCCTGAAGAATGTTAATGAGCAATCATTGAAACAAACATCTGATATCTTGTTCGGGTGA
- a CDS encoding polyprenyl synthetase family protein, translating into MNIEEWEEYQHINDAMNDMINSMDDSSQMKSVVGHICRSGGKRVRPIILMLCSKMCGSDSEEGINAALAIELIHSASLIHDDILDEGVIRRGVESAHKKFGPAAAMLAGDYMISKSIELISSYDATVVKAFGRAGMAMAEGETIDIKSTTGTFEDENYFDCIDKKTASLFAASATMGAYIAGADEATAELFKDYGEKLGIAYQIVDDILEYTESADDKRSDHESISLLQIYQKNMSQKQAVNKATEIAMEYVKMAKGILSNFESSDSRNKLLDITDYITIEMLPK; encoded by the coding sequence ATGAACATCGAAGAATGGGAAGAATACCAACATATCAACGATGCTATGAATGATATGATCAACAGTATGGACGATTCATCCCAGATGAAATCAGTGGTAGGTCATATTTGCAGATCCGGCGGCAAAAGGGTAAGACCAATTATACTAATGCTTTGTTCCAAAATGTGCGGAAGTGATTCCGAAGAAGGAATTAATGCTGCCCTCGCCATCGAACTTATCCACTCAGCATCCCTTATACACGATGATATCCTTGACGAGGGAGTGATCAGGAGAGGTGTTGAATCCGCACACAAGAAATTCGGACCCGCAGCTGCAATGCTTGCAGGGGACTACATGATCTCAAAGTCTATCGAACTCATTTCATCATATGATGCTACGGTAGTAAAAGCGTTCGGAAGGGCAGGAATGGCAATGGCCGAAGGAGAGACCATTGATATAAAAAGTACAACCGGAACCTTTGAAGACGAGAACTATTTTGACTGCATTGATAAGAAAACAGCATCCCTTTTTGCTGCAAGTGCAACCATGGGTGCCTATATCGCAGGAGCGGATGAAGCTACAGCAGAACTCTTTAAAGACTACGGAGAGAAGCTGGGAATAGCATACCAGATCGTAGATGATATACTGGAATATACAGAGAGTGCAGATGATAAAAGATCAGATCATGAATCTATTTCCCTGCTACAGATATATCAAAAGAACATGAGCCAAAAGCAGGCTGTCAATAAAGCAACCGAAATTGCAATGGAATATGTAAAAATGGCAAAAGGAATACTTTCTAATTTTGAATCATCGGATTCAAGGAATAAACTTCTTGATATCACCGACTACATAACCATTGAAATGCTTCCAAAATAA
- a CDS encoding methyl-accepting chemotaxis protein → MGNKEAITENITIVGPDNKDAKQKEEEISWLIDNLPVTIFRCDIKASWDIYYISKNVYELTGYPKTDYLDKKLTWSDIVFPEDVPKIDEAIDIAMKNNTSYKVNYRIKNITGEVVYIREEGNLVNDDEGNAAYLDGVFLNITENVLAKAESQKTIVKSIPEPALALFIDPEGKVKHINDHFVKLSQFQSDEEIIGLAHSDIIAKTTLIGEDAERKFGTNQSIIEIALDTRKSVDSIEAIVRLNGLDRELYTISSVSPIYDEEGNFEGILEVLTDLTDIKQKEQEVEELLDYTNKCLADLGTGIKMVGEGDLDSKLEKIKDDDFGKTFDEFNNFVKNLRDMVQATISDMNATLDEVNQSREAVNQMNTGMEQISTAAEQIATGSENLSRHANTAALDAKASEQIFKELSEAATQSASFSAKAVEMSDGSQKLANNALEDLEVIMNEIEQLAGIVTSLDGAVDNIDKVTDKIKSIADQTNLLALNAAIEAARAGEHGRGFAVVADEVRKLAEESRSSTAEINGIVVNVQKETKKVTEAIERAKEQVISGNRDIGGALGKSGEITEMVDKINSMLGELNQKAEEGMEKIESINENIGEVASTAEENAANSEETSAAIEEQTAASEQVSGSIKNVTDLAQKTTDMLSKNFKFSEN, encoded by the coding sequence ATGGGAAATAAAGAAGCAATTACAGAAAACATCACAATTGTAGGTCCCGACAATAAAGACGCAAAACAAAAGGAAGAAGAGATCAGTTGGCTGATAGACAACCTTCCAGTTACTATTTTCAGATGTGACATAAAAGCATCATGGGACATATACTACATCAGCAAAAATGTATATGAGCTTACAGGTTACCCAAAGACAGATTACCTTGATAAAAAACTGACATGGTCGGATATTGTTTTTCCCGAGGATGTGCCTAAAATTGACGAAGCTATTGACATAGCAATGAAGAACAACACATCATACAAAGTTAACTATAGAATAAAAAATATAACAGGAGAAGTTGTTTACATCCGGGAAGAAGGTAACCTGGTAAACGATGATGAAGGAAATGCAGCTTATTTGGATGGTGTATTCCTGAATATTACAGAAAATGTCCTGGCAAAAGCAGAGTCCCAGAAAACAATTGTAAAAAGCATACCAGAACCTGCACTTGCACTTTTCATAGATCCTGAAGGCAAGGTTAAGCACATTAACGATCATTTTGTAAAACTAAGTCAATTCCAATCAGATGAAGAAATTATAGGATTAGCTCATTCTGATATTATTGCAAAAACCACACTGATTGGAGAGGATGCAGAAAGGAAATTTGGAACCAACCAGTCGATTATTGAGATTGCACTGGATACTCGCAAAAGTGTGGATTCGATAGAAGCAATTGTAAGGTTAAATGGGTTGGACCGTGAGCTCTACACAATAAGTTCTGTTTCACCTATATATGACGAGGAAGGTAATTTTGAAGGAATACTGGAAGTGCTTACAGACCTGACTGATATCAAGCAGAAAGAACAAGAAGTAGAAGAATTGCTTGATTACACCAATAAATGCCTTGCAGACCTTGGAACTGGAATCAAAATGGTTGGCGAGGGTGATCTTGATTCTAAGCTTGAGAAGATCAAAGATGATGATTTCGGCAAGACCTTCGACGAATTCAATAACTTTGTAAAGAACCTAAGAGATATGGTTCAAGCTACGATAAGCGACATGAATGCTACGTTGGATGAGGTGAATCAGTCCCGTGAAGCTGTCAACCAGATGAATACAGGCATGGAGCAAATATCAACTGCTGCAGAACAGATCGCAACAGGATCTGAAAACCTTTCAAGACATGCTAATACTGCAGCATTGGATGCAAAAGCTTCTGAACAGATATTCAAGGAACTGAGTGAAGCAGCTACACAATCTGCCAGTTTCTCTGCTAAAGCAGTAGAAATGAGTGACGGAAGTCAAAAGCTCGCAAACAATGCACTCGAAGACCTCGAAGTAATCATGAATGAGATCGAGCAACTCGCAGGTATAGTTACGTCCCTTGATGGTGCTGTTGATAATATCGATAAGGTCACCGATAAAATAAAATCCATTGCAGACCAGACAAATCTCCTGGCATTGAATGCAGCAATAGAAGCGGCAAGAGCAGGAGAACACGGGAGAGGCTTTGCTGTTGTGGCAGATGAGGTAAGGAAACTTGCCGAAGAGTCAAGAAGCAGCACAGCCGAGATCAATGGAATTGTGGTTAATGTCCAGAAAGAGACCAAAAAGGTCACCGAGGCAATTGAAAGAGCCAAAGAACAAGTAATTAGTGGTAACAGAGATATTGGAGGGGCTCTGGGCAAGTCTGGCGAAATCACAGAGATGGTAGACAAGATCAATTCGATGCTTGGTGAACTGAATCAGAAGGCAGAAGAGGGCATGGAGAAGATCGAGAGTATTAATGAGAACATAGGGGAAGTGGCTTCGACGGCAGAAGAAAATGCTGCAAACAGCGAGGAAACTTCGGCAGCAATCGAAGAACAGACTGCAGCATCAGAACAGGTTAGTGGTTCTATAAAGAATGTTACTGACCTCGCTCAGAAGACAACGGATATGCTCTCGAAAAACTTCAAATTTTCAGAGAACTAA
- a CDS encoding V-type ATP synthase subunit K produces the protein MADIATAATMMDPAGLKAIGAGLAVGLAGLGSGIAEKDIGAAAVGAMAENEALFGKGLILTVIPETIVIFGLVVALLIS, from the coding sequence ATGGCAGACATAGCAACAGCAGCAACAATGATGGACCCAGCAGGATTGAAAGCAATTGGAGCAGGACTCGCAGTCGGACTCGCAGGACTTGGATCCGGTATCGCAGAGAAAGACATCGGTGCAGCAGCAGTAGGTGCAATGGCAGAGAACGAGGCACTCTTCGGTAAAGGTTTGATCCTTACCGTTATCCCAGAGACAATCGTCATTTTCGGACTTGTCGTCGCACTGCTTATCAGCTGA
- a CDS encoding cytochrome c maturation protein CcmE translates to MDKKRKTIFTIIAIVAVMVIGLWGVDVEQGYYMVSDITADPQEHLGQKVNTMGIVKNDSLSISPEMTIFTLVDAEDENYEINIEYSADLPANLAEGKSISLTGTMVSETMIDAEQIVMGCPSKYSE, encoded by the coding sequence ATGGATAAAAAACGAAAGACGATCTTCACTATAATTGCCATAGTAGCAGTCATGGTGATCGGCCTCTGGGGTGTAGATGTCGAGCAAGGATATTATATGGTATCTGATATCACAGCAGACCCACAGGAGCATTTAGGTCAGAAGGTCAACACCATGGGAATTGTGAAGAATGATAGCCTTAGCATTTCGCCTGAAATGACCATATTCACACTGGTAGATGCAGAAGATGAGAACTATGAGATAAATATAGAATACTCTGCAGATCTTCCTGCAAACCTGGCAGAAGGAAAAAGTATCAGCCTGACAGGAACCATGGTATCTGAAACAATGATCGATGCAGAACAGATAGTCATGGGATGTCCGTCAAAGTACTCCGAATAA
- a CDS encoding CheF family chemotaxis protein: MNDKVHLQTPAKWYNGKWVDAELIVTEQTLCIGNTKIQVNEIEDIGNVDVDGVEAIRIKNDGEIIIKPPENLMPQVFRFLAFNLKADRFAVYYLDSATVGGVVSSGAQWEKGYFSVTDEGFWFISPKKQQKMLFDSLGTVVKDVRNVGGKQRKVLVLSKVESGQVATSLLMCPETTLEMLENYLNRLIETHKPGIEFSDMEKQILTLVYSGLDFVSIENMVGISTDELNEYYDKLVDSGLAKVVKIRKEVELTPRGVTMVGDIPNL; this comes from the coding sequence ATGAACGATAAAGTTCACCTCCAGACACCTGCAAAATGGTATAATGGCAAATGGGTTGATGCGGAGCTAATTGTTACCGAACAAACCCTATGCATCGGGAATACCAAAATTCAGGTAAACGAAATTGAAGATATTGGTAATGTTGATGTAGATGGTGTAGAGGCAATTAGGATCAAGAATGACGGGGAGATTATCATCAAGCCACCGGAGAATCTCATGCCACAGGTTTTCCGGTTTCTTGCATTTAACTTGAAAGCCGACAGGTTTGCGGTTTATTACCTGGATTCAGCAACAGTTGGAGGTGTAGTTTCATCTGGAGCTCAGTGGGAGAAAGGTTATTTCAGTGTGACAGATGAAGGTTTCTGGTTCATTTCACCAAAAAAGCAGCAGAAGATGCTGTTTGATAGTCTGGGCACTGTGGTGAAAGATGTAAGAAATGTTGGAGGTAAACAGAGAAAAGTGCTTGTCCTGTCCAAAGTTGAGAGCGGACAGGTCGCTACAAGCTTGCTAATGTGCCCTGAAACTACATTGGAGATGCTTGAAAATTATCTTAACCGCCTTATTGAAACACATAAACCCGGGATAGAATTTTCAGATATGGAAAAACAGATTTTGACACTTGTATATTCTGGATTGGATTTTGTTTCAATAGAGAATATGGTCGGAATCTCGACAGACGAACTTAATGAGTACTATGATAAGTTAGTCGATTCCGGTTTGGCAAAAGTTGTGAAAATAAGAAAGGAAGTGGAATTAACTCCCCGTGGAGTAACCATGGTTGGAGACATACCGAATTTATAA
- the ahaH gene encoding ATP synthase archaeal subunit H, which translates to MAKDKILSEIKEAEQSAAKMVEEGLKNKSERIMDARAEAREIIKQAEADAAKSAQSALKSAEETIKQESEEIITNGNVEAESISEKAEANVHKAVENLITEFERAIHA; encoded by the coding sequence ATGGCCAAAGACAAAATATTATCCGAAATAAAGGAAGCAGAACAAAGTGCGGCCAAAATGGTGGAGGAAGGGCTCAAAAATAAGAGCGAGCGTATAATGGATGCTCGTGCTGAAGCCAGAGAGATCATCAAACAGGCAGAAGCTGATGCAGCGAAATCTGCACAGAGTGCACTTAAGTCTGCTGAAGAAACAATTAAGCAAGAATCTGAAGAAATTATTACTAACGGCAACGTTGAAGCAGAAAGCATCAGTGAAAAAGCTGAAGCTAACGTTCATAAAGCCGTTGAGAATCTAATCACAGAATTCGAGAGGGCAATTCATGCTTAA